One segment of Micromonospora parathelypteridis DNA contains the following:
- a CDS encoding O-antigen ligase family protein, with translation MRKATNVGQDDDRGDARNYPGTAEVTAVLPDREGRHALTPSLAGARAATGRATGRHPVGATPVPGDRPLSARHIPGLVLVCAIAFGSQWATSATNRYGAVAALAAILVSGRAPRLLPPDVLAAATGLWVCVTLFWAADFDAALRMAYLYGAACAMFIAVRHVVRTRMALFAVGYAFLAGCIATTVKLINNPVPNSLTARDSVLDFSIRYGVEGVNYNYTAYSLAAGVMLAGVLLLLRPSTKIEMLCIAAIAAVLFWGVLLTGTRGALIAILVALGFLLLSTVAARPARTLAVVVVPIVLIGVPLGLYRVLGSEMLWLDGYFAGRATGDLSGRLYIWPYALSSWGESPVLGIGPGMLTATGDLQVGAHNLLLSVGNDLGLIGVLLYAGLLTFALAGPFRHSSPTCFRVAGVFLVSQTPIWLTGHWEVSPVCFVALALVSVAPAALRPPVSQSGPKTAPPHTALAAGRVGAWPHPVGRPLSSARSAERMRRPATY, from the coding sequence TTGAGGAAGGCGACGAATGTTGGACAGGACGACGACCGTGGCGACGCTCGCAACTACCCCGGGACGGCTGAGGTGACGGCGGTCCTGCCCGATCGCGAAGGACGCCACGCTCTCACGCCCTCCCTGGCCGGGGCCCGGGCCGCGACCGGCCGGGCCACCGGACGCCACCCGGTCGGGGCGACGCCCGTGCCCGGGGACCGACCACTGTCGGCACGGCACATTCCCGGGCTCGTGCTCGTCTGCGCGATCGCCTTCGGCAGCCAATGGGCCACCAGCGCCACGAACCGCTATGGCGCGGTCGCCGCCCTCGCGGCCATCCTGGTGAGTGGCCGGGCGCCCCGGCTCCTCCCACCCGACGTGCTGGCCGCCGCCACCGGGTTGTGGGTCTGCGTCACGCTGTTCTGGGCGGCGGACTTCGACGCCGCGCTTCGCATGGCCTATCTGTACGGCGCTGCCTGCGCCATGTTCATCGCCGTCCGCCACGTCGTCCGGACCCGAATGGCGCTCTTCGCCGTCGGCTACGCCTTCCTGGCCGGCTGCATCGCCACCACCGTCAAGCTGATCAACAACCCCGTCCCCAACTCGTTGACGGCTCGCGACTCGGTGTTGGACTTCTCGATCCGGTACGGCGTCGAGGGAGTCAACTACAACTACACGGCGTACAGTCTCGCGGCCGGCGTCATGCTCGCCGGCGTGCTGTTGCTGCTGCGTCCCTCAACGAAGATCGAGATGCTCTGCATCGCCGCGATCGCGGCCGTCCTGTTCTGGGGAGTGCTCCTCACCGGGACGCGGGGAGCGTTGATCGCGATCCTGGTCGCTCTCGGCTTCCTGCTGTTGAGCACCGTGGCGGCGCGGCCGGCGCGGACGTTGGCTGTCGTCGTGGTGCCCATCGTCCTCATCGGGGTGCCGCTCGGTCTCTACCGGGTGCTCGGCTCCGAGATGCTCTGGCTCGATGGCTACTTCGCGGGCCGGGCCACCGGGGACCTGTCCGGGCGGCTGTACATCTGGCCGTACGCGTTGTCGTCCTGGGGCGAGTCACCGGTGCTCGGCATCGGTCCCGGCATGTTGACCGCCACCGGCGATCTGCAGGTGGGAGCGCACAATCTCCTGTTGAGCGTGGGCAACGACCTGGGATTGATCGGGGTCCTCCTCTACGCCGGACTGCTCACGTTCGCGCTGGCCGGCCCCTTCCGGCACTCCTCGCCCACCTGCTTCCGCGTGGCGGGCGTCTTCCTGGTCAGCCAGACGCCGATCTGGCTGACCGGTCACTGGGAGGTCTCGCCGGTGTGTTTCGTGGCCCTCGCGCTCGTGTCCGTCGCGCCAGCGGCGTTGCGCCCTCCGGTGTCACAGAGCGGCCCGAAAACAGCGCCGCCGCACACCGCCCTGGCGGCGGGACGGGTCGGAGCCTGGCCACACCCGGTCGGGCGCCCCCTGAGCAGCGCGAGATCAGCCGAGCGGATGCGACGCCCGGCGACCTACTGA
- a CDS encoding glycosyltransferase family 4 protein: protein MSQWFPPEPAALAERFTTSLRHQGFDADVLTGVPNYPRGIVYEGHSARRRSLEVQDGMRVLRTPLYPSHDRSALGRAANYASWAASSSLLGASVLRDTDVALVYSSPVTATAAAMMAKLRWRTPYVTMVIDLWPDNVFATGFLTEGPARRVAEAVLTRFTDRTYRWADHVTVPTPGLRDIVIERGVPAEKVSLVYIWADEKIMQPTEPEPGLRQRLGLTDDDFLLMYGGNLGAAQRLDVVVDAMARLRDTPDVHLVLVGDGVEKDRLVAQATRERLGTVHFLDPVPPDRMAARMAVADLNLISLADEPLFRITLPSKTQSILACGQPMLACAPGDVGRIARDAQAGFAAPPGDAEALAAVIRSARATPRHRLRAMGEAGRQYYLTHMSEGSNAPVLADLLATAARRGRIAHGNRRR, encoded by the coding sequence GTGAGCCAGTGGTTCCCTCCGGAGCCCGCAGCCCTCGCCGAACGGTTCACCACGTCGCTGCGTCACCAGGGCTTCGACGCCGATGTGCTCACCGGCGTGCCGAACTACCCGAGGGGCATCGTGTACGAGGGCCACTCGGCGCGGCGCCGCAGCCTTGAGGTGCAGGACGGGATGCGGGTTCTCCGCACGCCGCTCTATCCGAGCCACGACCGGTCGGCGCTCGGCCGGGCCGCGAACTACGCGAGCTGGGCGGCGTCCTCCTCGCTGCTCGGCGCCAGCGTGCTGCGGGACACGGACGTGGCTCTGGTGTATTCCTCGCCGGTCACCGCCACCGCGGCGGCCATGATGGCGAAACTGCGGTGGCGGACGCCGTACGTGACCATGGTGATCGACCTGTGGCCGGACAACGTGTTCGCGACCGGCTTCCTCACCGAGGGGCCGGCCCGGCGGGTCGCCGAGGCGGTGCTGACCCGTTTCACCGACCGGACCTACCGGTGGGCCGACCACGTGACCGTACCTACGCCGGGGCTACGGGACATCGTCATCGAGCGGGGAGTGCCGGCCGAGAAGGTTTCGCTGGTCTACATCTGGGCCGACGAGAAGATCATGCAGCCGACCGAGCCCGAACCGGGTCTGCGGCAGCGCCTGGGTCTGACCGACGACGACTTCCTGCTGATGTACGGGGGCAACCTCGGCGCGGCACAGCGACTCGACGTCGTGGTCGACGCCATGGCGCGGCTGCGGGACACACCGGACGTGCACCTTGTCCTGGTCGGCGACGGGGTGGAGAAGGACAGGTTGGTCGCCCAGGCGACGCGCGAACGGCTGGGCACCGTCCACTTCCTCGATCCGGTCCCTCCGGATCGGATGGCTGCCCGCATGGCGGTCGCCGACCTCAATCTGATCTCCCTGGCGGACGAGCCGCTGTTCCGGATCACCCTGCCCAGCAAGACCCAGTCCATCCTCGCCTGCGGTCAGCCCATGCTCGCCTGCGCGCCCGGTGACGTGGGGCGCATCGCGCGCGACGCCCAGGCCGGCTTCGCCGCGCCGCCGGGGGACGCCGAGGCCCTGGCCGCGGTCATCCGGTCCGCCCGGGCCACACCACGGCACCGGCTACGGGCCATGGGCGAGGCGGGACGCCAGTACTACCTGACCCACATGAGCGAGGGGAGCAACGCCCCGGTCCTCGCGGACCTGCTCGCCACGGCGGCCCGGCGGGGCAGGATCGCGCATGGGAACAGGAGACGGTGA
- a CDS encoding polysaccharide biosynthesis protein yields the protein MPAGCRVLITGGTGSFGRTMTRRLLDGDVGEVRVLSRDEAKQDAMRRQLGDDRVRYLVGDTRDADSVLRATRDVDYVFHAAALKQVPSCEFFPLEAVRTNILGSGNVIEAAERNGVGSVVVLSTDKAVHPINAMGMSKALMEKVAQAYARNNPRSRTVVSCVRYGNVMYSRGSVIPLFVEQIKAGRAPTVTDPTMTRFLMSLADSVDLVEHAFQHARPGDIFIRKAAASTVGDLAAAVCELFDAPSKIESIGVRHGEKHHETLASREELAQAEDFGEFYRVPVDARDLNYALYVSEGELGETPAEEFNSANARRLDVPQIVQLLQTLPEIRAELALRDPVLSC from the coding sequence GTGCCTGCCGGTTGCCGGGTCTTGATCACCGGCGGTACCGGATCCTTTGGGCGGACGATGACCCGTCGCCTGCTCGACGGCGATGTCGGCGAGGTCCGGGTGTTGAGCCGGGACGAGGCCAAACAGGACGCCATGCGGCGGCAACTCGGGGACGACCGGGTGCGGTACCTGGTCGGTGACACCCGGGACGCCGACTCGGTGCTTCGCGCCACCCGCGACGTCGACTACGTCTTCCACGCCGCCGCGCTCAAGCAGGTGCCCTCCTGCGAGTTCTTCCCGCTGGAGGCGGTGCGCACCAACATCCTGGGCAGCGGCAACGTCATCGAGGCCGCAGAGCGCAACGGCGTCGGTTCGGTCGTGGTGCTCAGCACGGACAAGGCCGTGCACCCGATCAACGCGATGGGGATGAGCAAGGCGTTGATGGAGAAGGTGGCCCAGGCGTACGCCCGTAACAACCCGCGCAGTCGTACCGTCGTCTCCTGCGTCCGGTACGGCAACGTCATGTACTCCCGTGGCTCGGTGATCCCTCTCTTCGTGGAGCAGATCAAGGCCGGCCGCGCCCCGACAGTCACCGACCCGACGATGACCCGGTTCCTCATGTCGCTGGCCGACTCCGTCGACCTGGTCGAGCACGCGTTCCAACACGCCCGGCCCGGCGACATCTTCATCCGCAAGGCCGCGGCGAGCACCGTCGGCGACCTCGCCGCGGCGGTGTGCGAACTCTTCGACGCGCCGTCGAAGATCGAGTCCATCGGCGTACGACACGGCGAGAAGCACCACGAGACCCTCGCCAGCCGCGAAGAGCTGGCGCAGGCGGAGGACTTCGGCGAGTTCTACCGGGTGCCGGTCGACGCCCGGGACCTCAACTACGCGCTCTACGTCTCCGAGGGGGAGTTGGGCGAGACGCCGGCCGAGGAGTTCAACTCCGCGAACGCGCGGCGGCTGGACGTACCGCAGATCGTGCAGCTGCTGCAGACGCTGCCCGAGATCCGGGCCGAGCTGGCTCTGCGCGACCCGGTGCTGTCGTGCTGA
- the wecB gene encoding non-hydrolyzing UDP-N-acetylglucosamine 2-epimerase produces the protein MTRVMTVVGTRPEIIRLARVLDRLDRTVDHVLVHTGQNWDRSLSDVFFTELRLRQPDRFLRVDTSSLGRVLGGVLIGMEQAIEEVRPDALLVLGDTNSCIAALMARRMRVPVYHMEAGNRCFDLNVPEETNRRMVDHVADFNLVYTEHARRNLLAEGLHPRRILHTGSPMREVLEHYREGVERSTILDQLGLTAGDYFVVSAHREETVDRPDRLRQLLDCLRAVRDTWSLPVLVSTHPRTRKRLEALTDDALALDGIAFHEPFGLLDYVRLQSRARCTLSDSGTISEESAILGFPAVTLRESIERPEALDAGGIVMTGLDPEGVLEAIRVVVDQVAADGVPCPADYQVPDTSRRVVDFILSTVRRHHDWAGIRR, from the coding sequence ATGACCAGGGTAATGACGGTGGTCGGCACCCGGCCGGAGATCATCCGGCTGGCCCGGGTCCTGGACCGGCTCGACCGGACCGTGGACCACGTCCTCGTCCACACCGGCCAGAACTGGGATCGCTCCCTGTCGGACGTCTTCTTCACCGAGCTGCGGCTGCGCCAACCGGACCGGTTCCTCCGGGTGGACACGTCCTCGCTGGGTCGGGTGCTCGGCGGCGTGCTGATCGGTATGGAGCAGGCGATCGAGGAGGTGCGCCCCGACGCCCTGCTGGTGCTCGGCGACACCAACAGCTGTATCGCCGCGCTGATGGCCCGCCGGATGCGGGTGCCGGTCTACCACATGGAGGCGGGCAACCGCTGCTTCGACCTCAACGTGCCGGAGGAGACCAACCGGCGGATGGTCGACCATGTCGCCGACTTCAATCTGGTCTACACCGAGCACGCCCGACGCAATCTGCTGGCCGAAGGGTTGCACCCCCGTCGGATCCTGCACACCGGCTCCCCGATGCGGGAGGTTCTGGAGCACTACCGGGAAGGCGTCGAACGGTCGACGATCCTCGACCAGCTCGGGCTCACCGCCGGCGACTACTTCGTGGTGAGCGCCCACCGGGAGGAGACCGTCGACCGACCGGACCGGCTGCGTCAACTGCTGGACTGCCTGCGGGCGGTCCGGGACACCTGGTCGTTGCCGGTGCTGGTGTCGACCCACCCCCGGACCCGGAAGCGGCTGGAGGCGCTGACCGATGACGCGCTCGCGCTCGACGGCATCGCCTTCCACGAGCCGTTCGGACTGCTCGACTACGTGCGGCTGCAGAGCCGGGCCCGGTGCACCCTCTCCGACAGCGGCACCATCAGCGAGGAATCGGCCATTCTCGGATTCCCGGCGGTGACGCTGCGGGAGTCGATCGAACGTCCGGAGGCGCTGGACGCCGGCGGCATCGTGATGACCGGGCTGGACCCGGAAGGCGTGCTGGAGGCGATCCGGGTGGTGGTCGACCAGGTCGCCGCCGACGGTGTTCCCTGTCCGGCCGACTACCAGGTCCCGGACACCTCACGACGAGTGGTCGACTTCATCCTCTCCACCGTGCGCCGGCACCACGACTGGGCCGGCATCCGGCGCTGA
- a CDS encoding NAD-dependent epimerase/dehydratase family protein — MVTGGAGFIGANLVRALDQAPQVSEVVVVDDLSTGLLDNLHGQPARLYQGTVLDPDLLDEAFVGAATVVHLGALGSVPRSIDRPLPTHHANATGTLMVLEAARRHGVQQVILSSSSSVYGANPVLPRQEGLRPMPVSPYAVSKLAAEAYAVAYASCYDIGVLPFRFFNVFGPRQAAHHAYAAVLPRFITAALAGEPLRVHGDGRQTRDFTFVGSVTSVIVDAIVRRVSTTDVVNLAFGARISLLDLIAEMERILGRPLPVKHEPPRAGDVRDSQADCTRLRELFPSVGPVPLRTGLEQTVAWMSGRVLAGQ; from the coding sequence GTGGTGACCGGGGGTGCCGGCTTCATTGGCGCCAACCTGGTGCGGGCGCTGGACCAGGCCCCACAGGTGAGCGAGGTCGTGGTCGTCGATGACCTGTCCACTGGCCTGCTGGACAATCTGCATGGCCAGCCGGCCCGGCTGTACCAGGGCACCGTGCTCGACCCGGACCTGCTGGACGAGGCGTTCGTCGGTGCGGCCACCGTGGTGCACCTGGGCGCCCTCGGCTCGGTGCCGCGCTCCATCGACCGGCCACTGCCCACCCACCACGCCAACGCCACCGGGACGCTGATGGTGCTGGAGGCGGCCCGCCGGCACGGCGTACAGCAGGTGATTCTCTCGTCGTCCTCGTCGGTCTACGGTGCCAATCCGGTGCTGCCCCGACAGGAGGGGTTGCGGCCCATGCCGGTCTCGCCGTACGCGGTCTCCAAGCTGGCCGCCGAGGCGTACGCGGTCGCCTACGCCTCCTGCTACGACATTGGCGTGCTGCCGTTCCGCTTCTTCAACGTCTTCGGCCCACGGCAGGCGGCACACCACGCGTACGCCGCGGTGTTGCCCCGGTTCATCACCGCCGCGCTCGCCGGTGAGCCGCTGCGGGTGCACGGCGACGGCCGGCAGACCCGCGACTTCACCTTCGTCGGCAGCGTCACCTCGGTGATCGTCGACGCCATCGTCCGCCGGGTGTCCACCACCGACGTGGTCAACCTTGCCTTCGGCGCGCGGATCTCGCTGCTCGACCTGATCGCCGAGATGGAGCGCATCCTGGGTCGCCCGTTGCCGGTGAAGCACGAACCGCCGCGCGCCGGTGACGTGCGGGACTCGCAGGCCGACTGCACCCGGCTGCGGGAGCTGTTTCCCTCGGTGGGGCCGGTGCCGCTGCGCACCGGTCTCGAGCAGACCGTGGCCTGGATGTCCGGTCGCGTGCTCGCGGGTCAGTAG
- a CDS encoding DegT/DnrJ/EryC1/StrS family aminotransferase, whose product MPMRAPIYLSPPDVGPAEEAAVLRALRSGWATPFGPEVDAFEQEIAQRVGVPYALALNSGTAALHLGLLSCGVGPGQIVLVPTVTFVATANAVLYTGATPVFVDCDPATGNVDVGLLGEVIADLRRAGRRIGAVMPVDMFGSCVDYDPLLDLCREAELRIIEDSAEALGSTYRGRCAGSFGDAGVLSFSHNKMITTSGGGMLLSHDAQLIAQARHRANQARIPAQHHEHDEVGFNYRLSNVLAAMGRAQLSRLDEMTARRRRLREHYSKLFASVDGVEVLSESDPGTNCWLTVIVVDPKLTGWQAADLARHLEQADIETRPAWKPMHRQPLFANAEARLTGAADRLFAQGLTLPSGSSLDEMQIDRITAEVQGFLHQHS is encoded by the coding sequence ATGCCCATGCGCGCGCCCATCTACCTGTCCCCTCCCGACGTGGGACCGGCCGAGGAAGCCGCGGTCCTGCGCGCGCTGCGCAGCGGTTGGGCGACGCCGTTCGGTCCGGAGGTGGACGCCTTCGAGCAGGAAATAGCCCAGCGGGTGGGGGTGCCGTACGCCCTGGCACTCAATTCGGGCACTGCCGCCCTGCACCTCGGCCTGCTCTCCTGCGGCGTGGGGCCGGGACAGATCGTGCTGGTACCCACCGTGACCTTCGTGGCGACCGCCAACGCCGTGCTCTACACCGGCGCCACTCCGGTCTTCGTCGACTGCGACCCGGCCACCGGAAATGTGGACGTCGGTCTGCTGGGTGAGGTCATCGCCGACCTGCGCCGGGCTGGACGGCGGATCGGCGCGGTGATGCCGGTCGACATGTTCGGCTCCTGCGTCGACTACGACCCGCTGCTGGATCTCTGCCGGGAGGCGGAGCTGCGCATCATCGAGGACTCGGCGGAGGCCCTGGGTTCGACGTACCGGGGGCGCTGCGCCGGCTCCTTCGGAGACGCCGGCGTGCTCTCGTTCAGCCACAACAAGATGATCACCACGTCAGGCGGCGGGATGCTGCTCTCCCACGACGCGCAACTGATCGCGCAGGCTCGCCATCGCGCCAACCAGGCCCGCATCCCGGCCCAGCACCATGAGCACGACGAGGTCGGCTTCAACTACCGGCTGAGCAATGTCCTGGCCGCGATGGGCCGGGCTCAACTGAGCCGGCTGGACGAGATGACCGCCCGGCGACGCCGGCTGCGGGAGCACTACTCGAAGCTGTTCGCCTCGGTCGACGGCGTCGAGGTGCTGTCCGAGAGCGATCCGGGCACCAACTGCTGGCTCACGGTCATCGTGGTGGACCCGAAGCTCACCGGCTGGCAGGCCGCAGACCTGGCCCGTCATCTTGAGCAGGCCGACATCGAGACCCGGCCGGCCTGGAAGCCGATGCACCGGCAGCCCCTGTTCGCCAATGCCGAGGCACGGCTCACCGGTGCGGCGGACCGGCTCTTCGCCCAGGGGCTGACCCTGCCCAGCGGGTCGTCACTCGACGAGATGCAGATCGACCGGATCACCGCCGAGGTTCAAGGCTTCCTGCACCAACACTCGTAG
- a CDS encoding GNAT family N-acetyltransferase — MRLDLTAIAVDALDDPDDPSLLEATDLLASSVPETCLGLVAYHASGYGSFLAAALTPPADARTLILRAVHGSNGLRAVADWRLLPGHLLLNGIAVQEDERGQGLGSRLLRDGHDLAVRLGCRALLLDVSLDNPAAHRLYRRHGFTEVTRSSWREVVGVRASTPAPIRLANWPAFAAHHTAYGFGDLTVRTALGGEIDLRVVGTAIRVPAAPDAAALAAAIGPLVGIDRCFSAATLTDGHPADCGPELARFVRMRCELAAIDTPKDDVMSTQIPLIGKDDETLRRSDR, encoded by the coding sequence GTGCGTCTCGACCTGACGGCCATCGCGGTCGACGCACTCGACGACCCCGACGATCCGAGTCTTCTCGAGGCGACGGACCTGCTGGCGTCCTCGGTGCCCGAGACATGCCTCGGGCTGGTCGCGTACCACGCCAGCGGCTACGGGTCGTTCCTGGCCGCGGCGCTGACGCCTCCGGCGGATGCTCGCACGTTGATCCTGCGCGCCGTGCACGGGTCGAACGGGCTGCGGGCCGTGGCCGACTGGCGGCTGCTGCCCGGACACCTGCTCCTCAACGGGATCGCCGTGCAGGAGGACGAACGCGGCCAGGGCTTGGGCAGCCGCCTGCTCCGCGACGGACATGACCTTGCCGTACGGCTGGGCTGCCGGGCGCTGCTGCTCGACGTGTCCCTCGACAACCCCGCCGCCCATCGGCTGTACCGGCGCCACGGCTTCACGGAGGTGACTCGCTCCAGCTGGCGCGAGGTCGTCGGCGTGCGTGCGTCGACGCCGGCCCCCATCCGGCTAGCGAACTGGCCGGCCTTCGCCGCGCACCACACCGCGTACGGCTTCGGTGATCTCACCGTCCGCACGGCGTTGGGAGGAGAGATCGACCTGAGGGTGGTCGGCACGGCCATCCGCGTCCCGGCGGCGCCCGACGCGGCCGCGCTCGCCGCCGCCATCGGCCCGCTGGTCGGAATCGACCGCTGCTTCTCGGCAGCGACCCTCACCGATGGACACCCGGCGGACTGCGGCCCGGAGCTGGCGCGCTTCGTCAGAATGCGCTGCGAGCTGGCGGCGATCGACACGCCGAAAGACGACGTAATGTCGACACAAATACCCCTTATTGGCAAAGATGACGAAACTCTCCGCAGATCGGATCGTTGA
- a CDS encoding glycosyltransferase yields MSDDRILRVALLGFTLPDEVLRRVMAGDATHATQTHTFAWAVVNGLRDAGCAVRLLSAAPVSNYPRNRRLRFRASRFHHDGVDGQQLGFLNVLGIKHLSRFFSAWWHGSRSTRRDPVDVLLIHGVHTPFLWCGLALARLRRIPVVPILTDPPGVGQPGEGRAVRLLRGLDVALVRAALKRCSGVIALTLPLAEDFAPGRPRLIMEGICTPPPAVGPRPQVGSGTREIIYAGGLSHSYGVDRLVEAFRGLSDPDLRLSVFGRGELEPWLRDQASADPRIAAPQLLDRARLGQRLAGAAVLVNPRPVDQYFVPYSFPSKIIEYLANGVPVVSTSLPGIPDDYRPYLVYAATDTAAGLRAAIEQVLGMPAGEAAALGAAGRDFVVQTRNRAVQGQRMQGFLVGLVDGSATHGVTTQRSVTGRDTESRAVASRSDR; encoded by the coding sequence ATGTCCGACGATCGGATCCTGCGCGTCGCGCTGCTCGGGTTCACGCTGCCCGACGAGGTGCTCAGGCGGGTGATGGCCGGCGACGCCACGCATGCCACGCAGACCCACACCTTCGCCTGGGCCGTGGTCAACGGCCTGCGCGACGCCGGCTGCGCCGTACGTCTGCTCTCCGCGGCGCCGGTGTCGAACTACCCGCGCAACCGTCGGCTCCGGTTCCGCGCCAGCCGTTTCCACCACGACGGGGTCGACGGCCAGCAACTCGGCTTCCTGAACGTCCTGGGCATCAAGCACCTCAGCCGGTTCTTCTCGGCCTGGTGGCACGGCAGTCGATCGACCAGGCGGGACCCGGTCGACGTCCTCCTGATCCACGGCGTGCACACGCCGTTCCTCTGGTGTGGGTTGGCGCTGGCCCGCCTGCGCCGCATTCCCGTGGTGCCGATCCTCACCGACCCCCCGGGAGTGGGGCAGCCGGGGGAGGGACGTGCGGTGCGGCTGCTGCGCGGGCTCGACGTGGCGCTGGTCCGGGCGGCCCTGAAGCGCTGCTCGGGGGTGATCGCCCTGACGCTCCCGCTCGCCGAGGACTTCGCCCCGGGGCGTCCCCGTCTCATCATGGAGGGCATCTGCACCCCACCACCTGCAGTCGGCCCTCGACCGCAGGTCGGCAGCGGGACCCGGGAGATCATCTATGCCGGCGGGTTGAGCCACTCGTACGGCGTGGACCGTCTGGTGGAAGCGTTTCGTGGGCTGTCCGACCCCGACCTGCGGCTGTCCGTCTTCGGTCGCGGTGAACTCGAACCGTGGCTCCGCGACCAGGCGTCCGCCGATCCGCGCATCGCCGCACCGCAACTGCTCGACCGGGCCCGGCTCGGCCAGCGCCTGGCCGGCGCCGCGGTGCTGGTCAACCCTCGCCCCGTCGACCAGTACTTCGTCCCCTACTCGTTCCCCTCGAAGATCATCGAATATCTCGCGAACGGCGTGCCGGTGGTGTCGACGAGTCTGCCGGGCATTCCCGACGACTACCGGCCGTACCTGGTCTACGCCGCGACAGACACGGCCGCGGGGCTACGCGCCGCGATCGAGCAGGTTCTCGGGATGCCGGCGGGCGAGGCCGCGGCGCTCGGGGCGGCGGGACGGGACTTCGTCGTTCAGACCCGCAACCGTGCCGTGCAGGGTCAGCGGATGCAGGGCTTCCTGGTCGGGCTCGTGGACGGGTCCGCCACGCACGGGGTGACGACGCAGCGGTCCGTCACCGGGCGTGACACCGAGTCGCGTGCCGTCGCCAGCCGATCCGACCGCTGA
- a CDS encoding polysaccharide biosynthesis C-terminal domain-containing protein produces MLRIAVTGAGGFLGWHVRVLARALGWPEPVVISRGDLFDEAALAARLDGVDRVLHLAGVNRGDPVEVATANVDLAAALARGLRRCVTPPGAVVFANSVQAGNCTPYGDAKAVAAATLAAARPDLIDVLLPNLYGEHGRPHYNSVVATFCRLLAEGRAPQVHEDRQMELVHVTDAAARLLGVPEDGSWDPSMPMLRIGVRELANRLAAFADIYRNGEIPRLVDRHDVRLFNTYRSQCFPAHYPLPLPRHADSRGELVEAVRAHGTAGQTFCSTTRPGITRGEHFHLAKVERFVVLRGSAEISLRRVSEDTVVRFQVSGDEPVVVDMPTMWAHKIVNTGSDELFTLFWVNELFDPARPDTYPERVEAAEPVPAVLA; encoded by the coding sequence GTGCTGAGGATCGCGGTCACCGGCGCCGGAGGGTTCCTCGGCTGGCACGTGCGCGTCCTGGCCCGGGCGCTCGGGTGGCCCGAGCCGGTGGTGATCAGCCGAGGAGACCTGTTCGACGAGGCGGCGCTCGCCGCCCGGCTGGACGGCGTCGACCGCGTGTTGCACCTGGCCGGGGTCAACCGGGGCGATCCCGTCGAGGTGGCCACCGCGAACGTTGACCTCGCCGCCGCGTTGGCCCGTGGTCTGCGCCGGTGCGTCACGCCGCCCGGCGCGGTCGTCTTCGCCAACTCGGTGCAGGCCGGAAACTGCACGCCGTACGGCGATGCGAAGGCCGTCGCCGCGGCGACCCTCGCGGCGGCCCGACCCGACCTGATCGACGTACTGCTGCCGAACCTGTACGGCGAACACGGCCGGCCGCACTACAACTCGGTGGTGGCCACGTTCTGCCGGCTGCTCGCCGAGGGGCGTGCTCCGCAGGTGCACGAGGACCGGCAGATGGAGTTGGTGCATGTCACCGACGCCGCGGCCCGGCTGCTCGGGGTCCCGGAGGACGGCTCCTGGGACCCGTCGATGCCGATGCTGCGGATCGGCGTACGCGAACTCGCCAACCGGTTGGCCGCCTTCGCCGACATCTACCGCAACGGGGAGATCCCACGCCTGGTCGACCGACACGACGTGCGGCTGTTCAACACCTACCGGTCGCAGTGCTTCCCGGCGCACTACCCGCTACCGCTGCCCCGGCACGCCGATTCACGCGGTGAGCTGGTCGAGGCGGTACGCGCGCATGGGACCGCCGGGCAGACGTTCTGCTCCACCACCCGTCCCGGCATCACCCGGGGTGAGCATTTCCACCTGGCGAAGGTGGAGCGGTTCGTGGTGCTGCGCGGTAGCGCCGAGATCAGCCTGCGGCGGGTCAGCGAGGACACGGTGGTGCGGTTCCAGGTGAGCGGGGATGAACCCGTGGTGGTGGACATGCCGACCATGTGGGCGCACAAGATCGTCAACACCGGTTCGGACGAACTCTTCACCCTCTTCTGGGTCAACGAGCTGTTCGACCCGGCCCGCCCCGACACCTACCCGGAACGGGTGGAGGCGGCAGAGCCGGTCCCGGCGGTGCTGGCGTGA